In Desulfuromonas acetoxidans DSM 684, one genomic interval encodes:
- a CDS encoding murein transglycosylase A, giving the protein MSAADLVQQVGWRDLPGWNEDDPLALLKTFVVSCQSLKYRSGWQAVCEEAATIETPAAARVFFERSFQPWALINEDGTEEGLITGYYVPDLEGSRQSSSRYPYPVYGRPDDLLVIDLSSVYPELGDYRLRGRLDGQRVVPYWERRDIDGFKQPLHGEELFWVGDPVELFFLQVQGSGRINLDDGTQVMVNYAEQNGHPYRSIGALLLERGEMTRDQMSMQNIAAWGRQHPVAVQELLNENPSYVFFRELDGEVCSPPGALGVPLSSRRSLAVDPRYIPLGAPVYVATRWPDRNEPLQQAMVAQDTGGAIKGRVRADFFWGIGDEAGAMAGRMKYSGRLWLLLPLGMEPPAR; this is encoded by the coding sequence GTGTCTGCCGCTGACTTGGTTCAGCAGGTGGGATGGCGCGATCTTCCGGGTTGGAATGAAGATGACCCTTTGGCACTGCTTAAGACCTTTGTGGTCAGTTGCCAATCGCTCAAGTATCGCTCCGGCTGGCAGGCGGTGTGTGAAGAAGCGGCAACCATTGAGACTCCGGCAGCGGCAAGAGTTTTTTTTGAGCGCTCGTTTCAGCCCTGGGCCTTGATCAATGAGGATGGCACGGAGGAAGGGCTGATTACCGGATATTATGTCCCCGATCTCGAAGGCAGTCGTCAATCCAGCTCCCGTTATCCTTATCCCGTCTATGGTCGTCCCGACGATCTTCTGGTGATCGACCTGTCATCGGTGTATCCCGAGCTGGGTGATTACCGTCTGCGTGGCCGTCTCGACGGCCAACGAGTTGTTCCTTACTGGGAGCGTCGCGATATTGACGGTTTTAAACAACCATTGCACGGTGAAGAACTGTTCTGGGTCGGCGATCCGGTAGAATTGTTTTTTCTCCAGGTTCAGGGATCGGGGCGGATCAACCTTGATGACGGCACTCAGGTGATGGTCAACTATGCCGAGCAGAACGGTCACCCCTATCGTTCCATTGGCGCGTTACTGCTGGAGCGGGGGGAGATGACCCGCGACCAGATGTCGATGCAGAACATCGCAGCCTGGGGACGTCAACACCCAGTCGCAGTGCAGGAGCTGCTCAATGAAAATCCCAGTTATGTGTTTTTCCGTGAACTGGATGGTGAGGTGTGCAGTCCTCCGGGGGCCTTGGGCGTGCCGTTGTCGAGTCGGCGGAGTTTGGCCGTGGATCCGCGCTATATCCCTTTGGGAGCACCCGTTTATGTAGCCACCCGCTGGCCGGACCGCAATGAACCGCTGCAGCAGGCCATGGTCGCTCAGGATACCGGTGGTGCCATCAAAGGCCGGGTGCGTGCTGATTTTTTCTGGGGTATTGGTGACGAGGCCGGGGCCATGGCCGGACGCATGAAATACTCCGGGCGTTTGTGGTTGCTGTTGCCGCTGGGTATGGAGCCGCCAGCAAGATAA
- a CDS encoding M48 family metallopeptidase, producing the protein MSQCQATYYDGHTTLSRQVQLSTTNGWLTISGHAFEQRYPLIQLRLSPPLGTLQRTLYLPDGGRCDLADDQLCCHLEQCLSQRRFVCFIHRWESSLKRAGIALLLTIAVVWGFIAFGIPILAGQVTEMIPPTIEVRTGEETLNLLDHAMLRPSHIQAARQTHIRQLFSTILLDLGDNRPYQLLFRQSTPIGANALALPGGTIILTDAMVNLAKSDEELIAVMAHEIGHIKHRHALRMVIQNTSAGFLVAALTGDLLSTTSLSAALPTMLVESKYSRDMERQADEYAVHYLTQKHIALTHFAAILNRLTKYHAEGADKDRVDSWNQYLRTHPTTTERIQALSLTRRPTEITNPKK; encoded by the coding sequence ATGAGTCAGTGTCAGGCAACCTATTATGACGGTCACACCACGCTGAGCCGTCAGGTTCAACTCAGCACAACCAATGGTTGGCTGACAATCAGCGGACATGCGTTTGAACAACGCTATCCACTCATTCAATTGCGGTTATCACCGCCACTGGGCACATTGCAGCGAACCTTGTATCTGCCCGATGGCGGACGCTGTGATCTCGCCGACGATCAACTCTGTTGTCACCTTGAGCAATGTCTCAGCCAACGGCGCTTTGTGTGTTTTATTCATCGTTGGGAGTCGAGTCTGAAGCGGGCAGGAATCGCCTTACTTCTGACCATTGCCGTGGTCTGGGGTTTTATCGCTTTCGGCATCCCTATCCTGGCCGGGCAGGTGACGGAGATGATTCCACCAACGATTGAAGTCCGGACTGGAGAGGAAACGCTGAACCTTCTTGACCACGCCATGCTGCGCCCTAGCCATATACAGGCGGCCCGTCAAACACATATCCGTCAGCTGTTTTCAACGATTTTGCTTGATCTGGGGGATAATCGTCCCTACCAATTGCTGTTTCGCCAGTCAACGCCCATCGGCGCCAATGCTCTGGCCCTGCCCGGTGGAACCATCATTTTGACCGATGCCATGGTCAACCTGGCAAAATCGGATGAGGAGTTAATCGCGGTCATGGCCCACGAAATTGGCCATATCAAGCACCGTCACGCCCTGCGTATGGTGATCCAGAACACCTCGGCCGGTTTTCTAGTCGCCGCTCTCACCGGTGATCTGCTATCCACCACCTCTTTATCTGCGGCTCTGCCAACCATGTTGGTCGAGAGCAAATATTCACGGGATATGGAACGTCAGGCGGATGAATACGCGGTTCACTACCTGACCCAAAAACACATTGCCCTGACCCACTTTGCCGCAATCCTCAACCGCCTGACAAAATATCATGCCGAAGGGGCCGATAAAGATCGGGTCGATAGCTGGAACCAGTATTTGCGCACCCATCCCACCACCACGGAACGCATTCAGGCCTTGAGTCTGACACGTCGGCCAACGGAAATCACCAACCCTAAAAAATAG
- a CDS encoding DUF898 family protein, translating into MPTIRCPECSYSKDTAPSIIPTGCYLITCPVCGHSFPPHQPEKPSEKPLSNTPEIREIPFTFHGKSGEYFGIWIVNTLLKVLTLGFYSPWAKVRKRRYLYGNTQLENHPFDYIADPWVLFRGFLIGVALFVSYTVLNQLNPLLALPLTLAFFIAMPWLIVRSRMFNNRNTSHRNLRFSFAPNYREAYMTFALLPILTTATLGLAAPYVLYRQKRFLMENNQFGRTPFCFEATVGDYYQVFLRLLGLGILTLMIVTAAGYAGVVYLAPATGLSPLLSGVGRSEIFAVSFMLVFFLFSMASSLYLYVRLNNLNWNRTHLDGHYFNSTLSVRAMAWIFLSNLIAISLSAGLLIPWATVRLARYRVENLSLVAHGSLDHFLAGKDEEVSAIGEEIGDIFDVEIGL; encoded by the coding sequence ATGCCGACGATTCGCTGCCCCGAGTGTTCTTACAGTAAGGACACTGCACCCTCAATAATTCCAACAGGTTGCTACCTGATCACCTGTCCGGTTTGCGGCCATAGCTTTCCACCGCATCAGCCGGAAAAGCCCTCAGAAAAGCCCCTATCCAACACACCGGAAATTCGTGAGATTCCATTTACCTTTCATGGAAAAAGCGGCGAATACTTTGGCATCTGGATCGTCAACACACTGCTGAAAGTTCTGACTCTGGGGTTCTATTCACCTTGGGCCAAGGTGCGCAAGCGGCGTTACCTGTACGGCAACACCCAGCTTGAAAACCACCCGTTTGACTATATCGCCGATCCATGGGTGCTGTTCCGAGGGTTTCTGATCGGAGTCGCCTTATTCGTCAGCTATACGGTACTCAATCAGCTCAACCCCTTGCTGGCGCTGCCTTTGACGTTGGCCTTCTTTATTGCCATGCCCTGGCTGATTGTTCGGTCACGCATGTTCAACAACCGCAACACCAGCCATCGCAATTTGCGCTTTTCTTTTGCGCCAAACTACCGCGAAGCATATATGACCTTTGCCCTGTTACCCATTTTGACCACGGCGACTCTCGGATTGGCTGCCCCCTATGTGCTCTACCGCCAGAAACGCTTCTTGATGGAAAACAACCAGTTCGGCCGGACGCCGTTTTGCTTTGAGGCAACCGTCGGTGACTACTATCAGGTTTTTCTACGCCTTCTTGGCCTCGGGATTCTTACCCTGATGATCGTCACGGCAGCAGGTTATGCGGGTGTCGTCTACCTGGCACCAGCGACAGGATTGTCCCCCCTCTTATCCGGTGTAGGACGCTCGGAAATCTTCGCCGTGAGCTTTATGTTGGTATTTTTCCTGTTCTCTATGGCCAGCAGCCTGTATCTTTATGTGCGCTTGAACAACCTCAACTGGAACCGCACCCATCTCGACGGCCACTATTTCAACAGCACCTTGTCGGTGCGTGCCATGGCGTGGATTTTTCTTTCCAACCTGATTGCGATCAGCCTCAGTGCCGGCCTGCTGATCCCTTGGGCCACGGTCCGCCTGGCCCGCTATCGCGTTGAAAACCTCAGCCTGGTGGCCCACGGATCTTTGGACCATTTTCTGGCAGGCAAGGATGAAGAGGTCAGTGCTATTGGCGAAGAGATCGGCGATATCTTTGATGTGGAAATCGGCTTATGA
- a CDS encoding DUF2959 domain-containing protein, whose protein sequence is MTMTSSRRIVLAMLVLTTLLAGCQSLYFSAMEKVGVHKRDILIDRVEDARESQQDTKEQFQSALDAFMAVTNYDGGDLEATYRDLNDVLERSEERADELSERIDAVEDVAEALFDEWQEELDQYHNLSLRRSSEKQLKTTRQRCDQLIRQMRRAEAKIEPVLVPLRDQVLYLKHNLNARAVNALSQELVQVRSDVASLLHELEVAVDEADRFIRTLEQQS, encoded by the coding sequence ATGACAATGACCTCCTCAAGACGGATTGTTCTGGCAATGTTGGTTCTGACGACACTGTTGGCTGGCTGCCAGAGCCTCTATTTTTCGGCCATGGAAAAGGTTGGCGTGCATAAACGCGATATCCTCATCGACCGGGTGGAAGATGCCCGCGAGTCGCAACAGGACACCAAAGAGCAGTTTCAATCGGCTCTCGATGCCTTTATGGCTGTGACCAATTATGATGGCGGTGACCTTGAAGCCACCTATCGTGATCTTAACGATGTGCTGGAACGCAGCGAAGAGCGGGCCGATGAATTGAGCGAGCGCATTGATGCCGTGGAAGATGTTGCCGAAGCGCTGTTTGACGAATGGCAGGAAGAACTCGACCAGTATCACAACCTGTCGTTGCGCCGCTCCAGTGAAAAGCAATTGAAAACCACCCGCCAGCGCTGCGATCAGCTGATTCGTCAGATGCGGCGTGCTGAAGCCAAAATTGAACCGGTGCTGGTTCCGTTGCGCGATCAGGTTCTCTATCTCAAACACAACCTCAACGCGCGCGCCGTCAATGCTTTGAGTCAGGAGTTAGTGCAAGTGCGTAGCGATGTGGCCAGCCTTCTCCATGAACTGGAGGTGGCTGTGGACGAAGCGGATCGGTTTATCCGGACACTTGAACAACAATCATGA
- a CDS encoding NAD(P)H-dependent flavin oxidoreductase, with amino-acid sequence MKSLTIGKHTVPYPLIQGGMGVRVSAAGLAGAVAKCGGVGLIATAGLALNSDHTDKKYFEADLLALKDEIRKAYEIAPDGVIGTNCMVAVSDYDDIVRTSCEAGAKVIVSGAGLPLNLPGLTVDYPDVALVPIVSSVKAAELIARKWHKGFGRLPDAVVVEDPDTAGGHLGEKLENIGNGDYDQYETVRGVKAYFKEKWQLDMPIIAAGGIWDRDDLERALAEGADGVQMASRFVCTEECDADPAFKQAYLDCTQEDIGLIMSPAGLPGRALKANIDQVRAHDIDGNISCPSGCLKKCAYKKDKERFCIVHALDRAQRGDRDTGLIFCGTNAWKAHKMETVAEIFAELFD; translated from the coding sequence ATGAAATCTCTGACCATTGGCAAGCATACGGTACCTTATCCTCTGATCCAGGGAGGCATGGGAGTGCGTGTTTCTGCGGCTGGATTAGCCGGAGCCGTGGCCAAATGTGGTGGGGTCGGTCTGATTGCCACTGCGGGTTTGGCGCTCAACAGCGATCATACTGATAAGAAATACTTTGAGGCCGATCTGCTCGCGCTCAAGGATGAAATTCGCAAAGCTTATGAAATTGCACCGGACGGCGTGATCGGCACCAACTGTATGGTGGCGGTATCTGATTATGACGATATTGTCCGCACCAGTTGTGAAGCCGGCGCCAAAGTGATTGTCTCCGGTGCCGGACTGCCGCTCAATCTTCCTGGTCTGACTGTGGATTATCCTGATGTGGCTCTGGTGCCTATTGTCTCCTCGGTGAAAGCCGCTGAACTGATTGCCCGTAAATGGCACAAGGGTTTTGGTCGTTTGCCCGATGCCGTGGTGGTGGAAGATCCCGATACAGCTGGTGGTCACCTGGGTGAGAAGCTGGAGAATATCGGCAACGGCGATTACGATCAGTATGAAACCGTGCGCGGTGTTAAAGCCTACTTTAAAGAGAAATGGCAACTCGACATGCCGATCATTGCCGCTGGCGGCATCTGGGATCGCGACGATCTGGAACGTGCCCTGGCCGAAGGCGCTGATGGCGTGCAGATGGCCAGCCGGTTTGTCTGCACCGAAGAGTGTGATGCTGACCCGGCGTTCAAGCAAGCTTATCTTGATTGCACCCAGGAAGATATCGGTTTGATCATGAGTCCCGCCGGTCTGCCGGGCCGTGCCCTCAAAGCCAATATCGATCAGGTTCGTGCTCACGATATTGACGGCAACATCTCCTGCCCGTCAGGTTGTCTGAAAAAGTGTGCCTATAAAAAAGACAAAGAACGGTTCTGCATCGTTCACGCACTGGATCGTGCTCAGCGCGGTGACCGCGATACCGGCCTGATCTTCTGCGGCACCAATGCCTGGAAAGCTCACAAGATGGAGACCGTGGCAGAAATTTTTGCCGAGTTGTTTGATTAG
- a CDS encoding sensor domain-containing diguanylate cyclase: MDHQDDLREELHKLREENQRLAQENQRILRQRDETTRVFRNLFDKTPHIAVQSYSRERKLIYWNLYCEELYGYSKDEVLNRTWEELFIPEEMRQAAAEKIDAWVEQGEVMPAIEVVRRHKDGSQVPVYSQHVLVHTSQGDKEIYCLDIDLRELKRSEDLLEKTLILSVTDPLTGLYNRGYYNQTIVNEMQRARRDGKVLVYAMLDLDYFKKYNDTYGHLKGDELLTRLATVLKNHLARAGDYVFRMGGEEFLVLYAIDDPADVPLMMENLLMAIEDMNIDHRKNLPYGRVTSSAGVYLHRPEENLSADDLYSRADQALYAAKARGRNCCVFFHDLTTV, from the coding sequence GTGGATCATCAGGACGACCTCAGAGAAGAACTCCACAAACTGCGCGAGGAAAACCAGCGTCTGGCACAAGAGAATCAACGGATTTTACGCCAGCGCGATGAGACGACACGTGTTTTCCGCAATCTGTTTGATAAAACTCCCCACATCGCCGTGCAGAGCTACAGCCGTGAGCGCAAGCTGATTTATTGGAACCTGTACTGTGAAGAGCTGTACGGCTATTCCAAGGACGAAGTGCTCAACCGAACCTGGGAAGAGTTGTTTATCCCCGAGGAGATGCGCCAGGCTGCTGCAGAAAAAATCGATGCCTGGGTGGAGCAGGGCGAGGTGATGCCGGCCATAGAAGTGGTGCGTCGCCATAAAGACGGTTCACAGGTGCCGGTTTACTCGCAACATGTGCTGGTGCACACGTCGCAGGGTGATAAGGAAATTTACTGTCTTGATATTGACCTGCGCGAGTTGAAGCGTTCCGAAGACCTGCTGGAAAAAACCCTGATCCTCTCTGTGACCGACCCGTTGACCGGGTTGTACAATCGTGGCTACTACAATCAGACCATTGTCAATGAGATGCAGCGGGCACGGCGCGATGGCAAGGTGCTGGTGTATGCCATGCTCGATCTCGATTATTTTAAAAAGTACAACGATACCTATGGCCACCTCAAAGGGGATGAGTTGTTGACCCGTCTGGCGACGGTGTTGAAAAATCATCTGGCCCGGGCCGGAGACTACGTGTTTCGCATGGGTGGAGAGGAATTTCTGGTGCTCTACGCCATTGATGATCCCGCAGATGTGCCATTGATGATGGAGAATCTGCTGATGGCGATTGAAGACATGAATATCGATCATCGCAAAAACCTGCCCTACGGTCGGGTCACCTCCTCGGCCGGGGTGTATCTCCACCGTCCTGAAGAAAATCTTTCCGCCGACGATCTCTATAGCCGTGCTGACCAGGCCCTGTATGCTGCCAAGGCACGTGGGCGCAACTGCTGTGTTTTTTTTCACGATCTTACCACTGTGTAA
- a CDS encoding response regulator transcription factor: MSDDTIRILLVEDEQHIAQGLIFNLQQEGYEVIHAITGEEALHSLDKESFSLAILDRMLPGKIDGLEICRHIRRADPQLPVLMLTAMNREQDRVAGLGEGADDYLGKPFSLDELLLRVAGMLRRQAWYRPAAPRQNNYHLGQYDVDLKTGQLTDAEGHNQQTLTELELKMLRLFIDNEGEILSRAFLLKSVWGMAPDTETRTLDNFIVRLRKYFEQRPSHPRYFLTVRGRGYRFTNHQQ, translated from the coding sequence ATGAGTGATGACACCATCCGCATCCTGCTGGTGGAGGATGAACAGCATATTGCTCAGGGGTTGATTTTCAACTTGCAGCAGGAAGGGTATGAAGTGATCCATGCGATCACCGGCGAAGAAGCGTTGCACAGCTTGGACAAGGAATCTTTTTCTCTGGCCATTCTTGACCGCATGTTGCCGGGAAAGATCGATGGCCTGGAGATCTGCCGCCACATTCGTCGCGCTGACCCGCAACTTCCTGTGCTGATGCTCACGGCCATGAACCGCGAACAGGACCGGGTTGCCGGACTGGGTGAAGGTGCTGACGACTACCTGGGCAAGCCGTTCAGCCTCGATGAGTTGCTACTGCGTGTTGCCGGCATGTTGCGCCGTCAGGCCTGGTATCGACCGGCAGCCCCACGCCAGAACAACTATCACCTCGGCCAGTATGATGTTGATCTGAAAACCGGCCAATTGACCGATGCTGAGGGCCACAATCAACAGACCCTGACCGAACTGGAACTGAAAATGCTCCGCCTGTTCATCGACAATGAAGGTGAAATTCTCAGTCGGGCGTTTCTGCTCAAATCGGTGTGGGGCATGGCACCGGATACCGAGACCCGTACGCTCGACAACTTCATTGTTCGACTGCGCAAATATTTTGAACAGCGCCCCTCCCATCCCCGCTATTTTCTCACAGTGCGTGGTCGCGGCTACCGTTTCACCAATCACCAACAATAA
- the msrB gene encoding peptide-methionine (R)-S-oxide reductase MsrB, which yields MKRYVSIMTWLLVLLPLPQVVAAVPSRVEKATFAGGCFWCMEAPFEALDGVVDVVSGFSGGEELNPTYEQVASGLTKHLEAVQITYDPAKVDYDTLLEIYWRQINPTDAGGQFVDRGQHYRSAIFVHNEAQRQQAEASRQRLNASGRYDQPIVTAIRSYDAFYPAEDYHQDFHKRSERRYTTYRHYSGRDQYLDQVWGTERQMTDNNMQVTTWEQRRQTFHKPDDATLKQQLTPLQYQVTQHEDTERPFDNPYNGEKRSGLYVDVVSGEPLFSSRHKFDSGTGWPSFYRPVTEDALVEKKDRKLFIVRTEVRSRVADSHLGHVFEDGPPPTGLRYCINSAALRFIPLETMSEEGYGAWVKLVDPEAAP from the coding sequence TTGAAACGATATGTATCCATCATGACGTGGTTGCTGGTGTTGCTACCGCTTCCGCAGGTTGTGGCGGCAGTGCCTTCGCGAGTCGAAAAAGCCACGTTTGCCGGCGGCTGCTTCTGGTGTATGGAAGCTCCGTTTGAAGCGCTGGATGGTGTGGTCGATGTGGTGTCAGGGTTCAGTGGTGGCGAAGAGCTGAATCCGACCTATGAGCAGGTGGCGTCTGGCCTTACCAAGCATCTGGAAGCGGTGCAGATCACCTATGACCCGGCCAAGGTGGATTATGACACCTTGCTGGAAATTTATTGGCGCCAGATCAATCCCACGGATGCCGGCGGCCAGTTTGTTGACCGCGGCCAACACTACCGCAGTGCAATTTTTGTTCACAACGAAGCCCAGCGCCAACAGGCTGAAGCGTCGCGACAGCGTCTTAACGCCAGTGGTCGTTATGATCAGCCGATTGTTACGGCAATCCGTAGCTATGACGCCTTTTATCCGGCTGAAGACTACCATCAGGATTTCCATAAGCGTTCTGAGCGTCGTTATACCACCTATCGCCACTATTCCGGTCGGGACCAGTATCTCGATCAGGTGTGGGGAACGGAGCGACAGATGACAGATAATAACATGCAGGTTACAACCTGGGAGCAGCGTCGCCAGACATTTCACAAGCCGGATGACGCGACCTTAAAACAACAACTGACGCCATTGCAGTATCAAGTGACCCAGCATGAAGACACCGAACGTCCGTTTGATAATCCGTACAATGGTGAGAAAAGGTCGGGTCTGTATGTGGATGTGGTGTCTGGAGAGCCGTTGTTCAGTTCACGACATAAATTTGATTCGGGAACCGGCTGGCCGAGTTTCTATCGACCGGTGACGGAAGATGCCCTGGTTGAAAAGAAGGATCGCAAGCTGTTCATTGTGCGCACTGAAGTGCGCAGCCGAGTAGCCGATTCCCATCTGGGCCATGTCTTTGAAGATGGGCCGCCGCCCACTGGTCTGCGGTATTGCATCAATTCGGCGGCGTTACGATTCATCCCTTTAGAGACGATGAGCGAAGAGGGCTACGGTGCTTGGGTTAAACTGGTAGATCCGGAGGCTGCTCCGTAA
- a CDS encoding sensor histidine kinase, whose amino-acid sequence MKLQRPSINPLLAFIAIQFTWIVVVVFWIYWFLGSHRRLRSIAEKYSPELLQPGIDWVILTEGLLLLFVILAGVYVIFLYWRRQLALNREQKSFVSQVTHELKSPVASVQLHLETIRRHHPAEEQLDGFIDTMLADTERLNSLINKMITANRLEQSRWRLTLRPCNLSEFLDDYMRQWRNTQDDSLQLSCEIAPDIHANIEPDSFSMVLRNLLENAVLYSDPPVKISVELKASHQRCHLLVRDQGRGIAASEQHKVFRLFYRLHREDSHVKGSGLGLFIVRALVKRHKGQIMLHSHGPGKGTTFHIILPELVTETNA is encoded by the coding sequence ATGAAGCTGCAACGCCCCTCCATCAACCCTTTACTGGCCTTTATCGCCATCCAGTTCACCTGGATTGTCGTGGTCGTATTCTGGATTTACTGGTTTCTCGGCAGTCACCGCCGCCTGCGCAGTATTGCTGAAAAATACAGCCCGGAACTGCTGCAACCCGGCATCGACTGGGTCATCCTCACCGAGGGCCTGCTGCTGCTGTTTGTGATTCTTGCCGGGGTTTATGTCATTTTCCTCTACTGGCGTCGCCAACTGGCTCTCAACCGCGAACAAAAAAGCTTTGTCTCCCAGGTCACCCATGAGCTCAAGTCGCCGGTGGCATCCGTTCAACTGCATCTGGAAACGATCCGCCGTCACCACCCGGCTGAAGAACAGCTCGACGGATTTATCGATACCATGCTGGCCGATACCGAGCGGCTCAACAGCCTGATCAACAAGATGATCACAGCCAACCGCCTGGAACAGAGCCGCTGGCGACTGACCCTGCGACCTTGCAACCTGTCCGAATTTCTTGACGATTACATGCGCCAGTGGCGCAACACCCAAGATGACTCACTGCAGCTCAGTTGCGAAATTGCTCCGGATATTCATGCCAATATCGAACCCGATTCGTTCTCCATGGTTCTGCGCAACCTGCTTGAAAACGCTGTGCTCTATTCCGATCCGCCGGTTAAAATCAGCGTGGAGCTTAAAGCTTCCCATCAACGCTGCCATCTGCTGGTCCGTGATCAGGGCCGCGGCATTGCCGCCAGCGAGCAACACAAAGTATTTCGTCTGTTCTACCGCCTGCACCGCGAAGACAGCCACGTCAAGGGCTCCGGACTGGGCCTGTTCATTGTCCGCGCTCTGGTCAAACGTCATAAAGGTCAGATCATGCTGCACAGCCACGGTCCAGGCAAAGGGACAACCTTTCACATCATTCTGCCTGAACTGGTTACGGAGACGAACGCATGA
- a CDS encoding NAD(P)H-quinone oxidoreductase yields the protein MKAVLLDDFGGLDVLKVGEVDKPSPKEKEVLIKVVATSINRPDLVQRAGKYPPPPGDSEILGLEVAGVIEELGSEASGWQVGDRVMALVGGGGYAEYAVAYDNHVMPIPDSMSFEEAACVCESYITAFLNVFMIGDLQDGQTAILHGGGGGVNTAAIQLAKALTPNTKLIVTASPEKLDRVKELGADLVIDYTQTPDFAPQVKEFTNKKGVDVILDHVGAKYLAPNMNSLAYKGKLVIIGIISGIKAELNLALMMVKRQQIIGSVLRSRPVSEKGEIISEFTKRALPHFAKRDIVPIIEKVFTIDEIVDAHGMMEEDKHFGKIVLKIAEA from the coding sequence ATGAAAGCAGTTCTGCTTGACGATTTTGGCGGTCTTGACGTCCTCAAAGTGGGCGAAGTCGATAAACCCTCGCCCAAAGAGAAAGAGGTCCTTATCAAGGTCGTTGCGACCAGCATAAACCGTCCCGATCTGGTACAACGCGCCGGAAAATATCCGCCCCCTCCGGGCGATTCGGAAATTCTCGGCCTGGAAGTGGCCGGTGTTATTGAGGAACTCGGCAGCGAAGCCTCGGGCTGGCAAGTCGGCGACCGGGTTATGGCCCTGGTCGGTGGTGGCGGTTATGCCGAATACGCCGTTGCCTACGACAACCACGTGATGCCGATTCCCGACAGCATGAGTTTTGAAGAAGCCGCGTGCGTGTGTGAAAGCTACATCACCGCGTTTCTCAACGTGTTCATGATCGGCGATTTGCAGGACGGCCAAACCGCTATCCTTCACGGCGGCGGTGGCGGCGTCAACACAGCCGCTATCCAGTTGGCTAAAGCCCTGACCCCCAACACCAAGCTGATTGTCACAGCCAGCCCCGAGAAATTGGATCGCGTCAAAGAACTCGGTGCCGACCTGGTGATCGACTACACTCAGACCCCGGACTTTGCTCCCCAGGTCAAGGAATTCACCAATAAAAAAGGCGTTGATGTGATCCTCGACCATGTGGGTGCCAAGTATCTGGCGCCGAACATGAATTCACTGGCCTACAAAGGCAAGCTGGTGATCATCGGTATCATCAGCGGCATCAAGGCGGAACTCAATCTGGCCCTGATGATGGTCAAGCGCCAGCAGATCATCGGCTCGGTGCTGCGTTCCCGTCCGGTCTCGGAAAAAGGCGAGATCATCAGCGAGTTCACCAAGCGCGCCCTGCCCCACTTCGCCAAACGAGACATCGTACCGATCATCGAGAAGGTATTCACCATCGATGAGATCGTTGACGCTCACGGCATGATGGAAGAGGACAAGCACTTCGGCAAAATCGTTCTAAAAATTGCCGAGGCTTGA